TTCGACGCCATGCAGGGGCTGATCAACTACGGCTTCCGGTTCTACGAGACCAAGAAGCTGTACGCGCGGGGGGAAGTCGTTGAACAGGCGCGTATCTGGCAAGGCGCCAAGCAGAACCTCGCCCTGACCCTGGCCGACTCCCTGTACGTCACCGTACCCCGCAACAGCGCCTCGGAAGTGCAGCTCAAGGCGGAGCTGCGCGCGCCGCTCACCGCGCCGGTGAAGGCGGAGGAGCAAGTGGGATGGCTGCATGTGGACCTGGCAGGCCGATCGCTGAGCCGGCGCCCGCTCCTCGCCCAGGATACGGTGGCCTCGGCGGGCTGGGTACGCTATCTGCTGGATGCCGCTCGTCTGCAGTGGCGGGCGTTCTGGCAGGGCCAGAAGCAGCGGTTCCTGGCCCAGGACGAGGGCGAGCCCTCCGGCGCCGCGGCGGCCGGTTCCGCCCAGCCGGGCTGAGGTCCTCCGGTTCGGCCGGGCCCGCCCGAACCTCCCTCATTCAGCTTCGTTTCAGTCCGGAGCCCTACCATGTTCCTACACCCAACATGGAGGGCTCCGTTCATGAGCACCCACGCACTTCCGAAGGAAACGGTCCGCGTCTGGGACCCCTTGGTCCGGCTGTCCCATTGGATGGTGGCCGCGGCTTTCCTGCTTGCCTACTTTCTGGCCGAGGAAGCCTTGCAGCTTCATGTCTGGCTCGGCTACCTGGTAGGGATCCTGGTCCTGATCCGCATAGCCTGGGGCTTTTTCGGAACCCGGCACGCCCGATTCACCGACTTCCTCCCCGCTCCAGCCGTTCTCAAGGGCTATATCCAGGGGCTATTCCGCGGCGACGAGCCCCGATTCCTGGGGCACAACCCCCTGGGCGGTATTATGGTTGTTCTGCTTCTGGCGGCCCTGGCCCTCACCACGCTTACCGGGATAATGCTATACGGTGCCGAAGACCATCGCGGCCCCCTGGGTAGCTGGTATGCGCAGCAAACCGTTGCTCCGCAGCCCCCCGCTTATGCGGCCACCGAGGCCGGGGAGCGCCACGAGAGCGAGCATCCCGGCGGGGAAGCCGAACAGCTGGAGATTTGGCACGATCTCGCCGCCGATCTGACGCTGTTCCTGGTGGGTCTGCACGTGGCCGGGGTCTTATTCACGAGCCGGCGTCATAAGGAGAATTTGGTGCGCGCCATGTTCAGCGGCCGCAAACGAGTCCCATAGGAGGAGCACCGGTGTCCAGATTTCCCATATATCTGCTGCTGGCCGTGCTGACGGGTGGCGCGCTGCTCACCGCAGCCCTGGCCGAGCCGGGGGGAGAGGAAACCGGGCACGTCCGCGAGCTCCGGAAGGCGGGCAAGATTCTTCCGCTTGAGCAAATCCTGGCAAGGGCCAGGAAGCACTTCCCCGATTCCCGGATGGTGGAGGTGGAGCTGCAAAAACGGGAGGGACTTCATCTGTACGAGGTGGAGCTCATCGATTCCGGAGGGACCTTTCGCGAGCTCTACTTCAACGCCGAAACCGGAGCCCTGCGCTCTTCGGAGACCGAGGATTAGATGCGGATCCTGGTGGTAGAGGATGATACGGAGCTTGCGGAGCGGATTCAGACCGCCTTGCGCAAATCCGGATACGCCGCCGACATCGCCTCCGATGGCGGAGAGGCGGAATACCTGGGTCGTGAGGAGCCTTACGATGCCGTAATCCTGGACCTGGGGCTACCGGAGCGCTCCGGGCTGGCTGTGCTCGAAAACTGGCGCTCACAGGCCAACCGGGTTCCGGTGCTCATCCTCACCGCGCGCAATGCCTGGTTCGAACGGGTGGAAGGCTTCGAGGCCGGTGCTGACGACTACCTCGGTAAGCCCTTCCACATGGAGGAGCTGCTCGCCCGGCTCGGCGCTTTGCTACGGCGCGGGCACGGACAGGCCGGGGGGCCGATCCGGGCAGCGGGCCTGACTCTGGATGAGCACGCACAGAACGTGCGTACCCCCGACGGCACGGTGCACGGCCTTACGGCCACCGAATTCAGGCTGCTGCGCTACTTCATGCTCAATCCGGGCCGTGTGCTCTCTAAAAGCACCCTCAGCGAGCACGCTTACGAGTACGACGCCGACAAGGACAGCAACGTGCTGGAGGTCTATGTGCGCCGTTTGCGGGGCAAGATCGGCAAGGAGCGCATCCAGACCCGTCGTGGCCAGGGCTATGTGCTCCAGGCCAACGAGCCATGATCTCCCTGAAGACGCGGCTGACCCTCTCCCTGAGTCTGGCGCTGGTCATTTTGCTCGGCCTGCAGTACTACTTGGTGACCAGCGCCATCCGAAGCACGGCCGAGGATTACGTGGCTTCGCGCCTGGAGCACGATGCCGAGACCCTGCTTGCCGATCTGACCTGGACGGAGCAAGGGCCCCAGCTTCCCGAGCGCACCCTGGACCCCGTCTACCTGCGGCCCTTTTCGGGCCATTACTTCTCTATCCAGACCTCCCGGGCGCGGCTGCCCTCTCGTTCCCTGTGGGATACGGACTTACCCGTCGAGCCGGTAGCACCCGGGGAAAGCCGCCTTCTGCACAAGGAAGGCCCCGCCGGGCAGCCCCTGCTGGTCTATTCCGCCGGCTTCCGCAAAGGGGGACGGTCCCTGACGCTCACGGTGGCGGAAGACCTTTCCTCCCTCAACGCCGACCTGCGTGCCTTCCAATGGCGGTACACCCTGGTTTCCGTGGGCATAGCCGCCGCCCTTCTGGCCCTCCAATGGGTGCTCGTCGCCCTGGGGATGCGGCCCCTACGGCGCCTGCAAGGGGAGCTGCGGGCCATGGAGGCCGGCGAACGGCAGAGGTTGAGCAGGCAGGTACCCGCCGAGGTCCGGCCCCTGGCAACCGAGATCAACCGACTGGTGGAGGTCATGCGGAACCGGCTGGAACGCTCCCGGAACGCGGTGGGCAATCTCGCCCATGCCCTGAAGACTCCCCTGACCCGGCTGACGCAGCTCGGAGATGACCCCAAAGTGCGCTCCGACCCGGATTTGCACGAGCACCTCCTCGAGCCCAGCCGCACTATCGGCGAGCTCATCGACCGCGAGCTCAAGCGCGCCCGGCTGGCGGGAGGCTCCCCGGGCCAGCGCTTTGTCGCCGACCGCGAGATTCCCCGCTTAATCCGCGCCCTGGAGGGCATCCACGCCGAGCGCGGGGTGACCATAGAGGCCCGAATCCCGCCGGGCAAGTCCTACCACGGCGACCGGGAGGATCTCCTGGAGCTGTTCGGCAATCTGCTGGACAACGCCTGCAAGTGGGCCCAAAGCCGGGTCGTGCTCCAGGTCAAGGAGGAGCCGGGGCTGCACTTCACCGTGGCGGACGACGGCCCCGGTATCCCCGAGGAGGCCCGCCCCCGCCTCACCGAGCGGGGAGTCCGCCTCGACGAGTCCACCACCGGCCACGGGCTCGGCCTCGCCATCGTGCAGGACATCGTCACCGCCTACGACGGCACCCTGGCCTTTACCGCCTCCGAGGAGCTCGGCGGCCTCGCCATCCGCGTCACCCTGCCGCCCCTTTCCTGAACGGTCCGTTCAGGAAGGATTCAGCCGCACCCCCTAGACTGCTTCGCAGCAACCGACTGACGGAGCAGCACATGCCCAAACCGCATTGGTCACCCCCCTCGGTCCGACGGAACGGAACCGCCTTCATTACCCTTCTCCTGCTCGGCGTGGGGTCCGCTTGGGGCACTGCCCCCTCCGGTGACGGATCCACACCCGGTCAGGGCCCCTACGTGCCCCTGCCCACCGACCCCGGCCTGGGCCTGGGCGAGGTGGTACAGCGCGCTACGGAGCGCTTTCCGGAGGGCAACCAGCCGCAGGCCCGGCAGAGCCAGGCCCAGGCCCTGAAGAGCCGTTCCTCGGCCTTCCTGCCCGCCAACCCGGCCATTGGCGTGACCCACTACAACGACACGCTCCTGACGGGCAACGGCAACCGGGAATGGGAGGCCGGAATGGAGATCCCCATCTGGCGTCCTGGCCAACGGGAGGCGCGGGGGGAATACGCCCGGCGGACCAGCGCACTGGCCAACGCCACGCAGGGCTCCATCCGTCTGCGGGCCGCCGGGGCCGTGCGCAGCCGACTTTGGGCCCTGGGACTGCAGCGCAACCGCGTGGCACTGGCCCGGCGCGAGCTGAAGACGGCCAAGGCCCTCGCGGAGAAGGTCCGCCGCCGAATGGAGCTCGGCGACCTGGCCCGTACCGACCTGCTGCTGGCCCGCGAGCGGGTCCTGGAAAAAGAGACCGTGCTGGAAGAGCAGCAGGGCCGGCTGCGGGTGCTACGGGCGGATTATCGCCGCGTCTCGGGGCTCGACCGGGTGCCCGAGACCTGGCGGGAATCCCCCGTCGACGAGCCCCCCTTCCCCGCCGAGCATCCCACCCTCGCCCGGGCCGAGCAGGAGGTGGCCCGCCTGCGTGCCAAGGTGCGGTGGGCCGGCAAGGAAGCCACCGCCAACCCCTCGCTGACCCTGGGGGCGCGCCGGGAACGGGCCGCCGACGGCACCGCCATCAACGGCGTGGTGGCCGCGGTGCACATCCCCATCGGCTTGTCCACCCAGCGCGAGGCCAAGCAGGCCCCGGTGCGCATGGAGCTGGCCCGGGCCCAGAGCCGGCTGGACCGCCTGCGCCGCGAGGTGACCGGCACCCGGGAGGAGGCCCGCCAGGGAATCGTCACCGCCCGGCGCACCTTGCGCCAGGCCCGCAAGCGGGAGCGGCTGGCCCGCCACAACCTGAAGCTGGCCCGCAAGGCCTTCGACGCCGGCGAGTACGACCTCATCGACCTCATCAAGGTCCAGGACAAGTTCGCCGCCGCCCGCCGTGACCGTGCCCGGCGCGAGCTGGAGCTGCACCGCGCCATCGCCCGTTTCAACCAAGCAGCCGGAGTAATCCCGTGGCCCCGTTCCGCCCAATCCTGATCGCCCTGATCGCAGCCTGGTCGGTCTCCGCCCAGGCCTCCCACGAGATCGCCTTCACCGAGGCACAGATGCAGCGCCTCGGCATCGCCACCGGCAAGGTGGTGGCGGGCAGCCAGGTGCAGACCGATTCCCTGCCCGCCCGCGTGGTCATCCCCCCCGGCCAGGAACGGGTGGTGAGCGCCCCGCAGGGCGGCCTGGTATCCGGCCTGCACGCCGCCAAGGAGGAGGCGGTGGCCGCCGGCGATCTGCTGGCGGAGATCCACAGCCCCGAGCTGGTGCGCATGCAGCGCGACTTCCTCCAGGCTTATTCCGCCCGCGAGCTGGCATGGGCGGCGCGGGACCGCGACAAGCAGCTCTTCGAGGAGGGGATCATCCCCGAGCGCCGCTACCAGGAGGCCAGCAGCCGCTTCCAGCAGGCCCAGGCCAACCTGGAGGCCCAGCGCCAGGCCCTGCAGATCGCGGGCATGGCCCAGGCGGATATCGCACGCCTGGAGCAGACCCAGCAGCTCTCCGGCCACCTGCAGGTGCGCGCCCCCATGGACGGCGTGGTGGTGGACAAGCCCGCCAGCGTGGGCCAGCGCCTCAAGCAGGCCGAGCCCCTCTACCGCGTGGCGCGCCTCGACCCTTTGTGGCTGGAGATCCGCATGCCCGTGGACCGGCTCCAGGGCGTGAAAAAAGGCGCGCCGGTGAGCGTGCCCTGCGCGAGCGGCAAGGCGCACGTGGCCCTGGTGGGGCGCACCGCCGCCGCGGAGAACCAGACGGTGACGGTGCGCGCCCGCATCTCCGGCGGCGAGGACTGCCTGCGGCCCGGGCAGTTCGTGGAGACCCGCCTGGAGGTGGGGGCCGGCACGGCCCGCTTCCGCGTGCCCACGGTCGCGGTGGTGCGCAACCAGGGTAAGCAGTGGGTGTTCGTGCGCGCCGCGCAGGGCTTCCTGCCCGTGGCGGTGACTGTGCACGGCCAGCGCGGCGCCGACGCGGTGGTGGGCGGGCCGCTCCGGGCGGGTCAGGAGATCGCGGTGAGCGGCCTGGCGGCCATCAAGGGCGCCTGGTCCGGCTACGGCGGGGGTGAATAATGCTCGGCCGCCTGATCCAGTTCGCCCTCACCCAGCGCATCTTCCTCCTGCTGGCGGTGGTGGTCCTCGCCGGGGCCGGCGTTTCCGCCTTCCGGGCGCTGCCCATCGACGCCTTCCCCGACGTCTCCACCACCCAGGTGAAGGTGATCATCAAGGCCCCGGGCATGACCCCGGAGGAGGTGGACCAGCGCATCACCGCGCCGGTGAGCGTGGAGATGCGCGGCATCCCCCACCAGGACACGCTGCGCTCGGTGGCCAAGTACGGGGTCACCGTCATCACCGTGGACTTCACCGGGGGCACCGACCTCTACTGGGCCCGCCAGCAGGTCTCCGAGCGGCTTTCCGGGGTCTGGGACCGGCTGCCGCCCGACGCCAGCGGCGGCATGGCCCCCGCCACCACGCCGCTCGGCGAGATGTTCATGTTCACCGTGCACGGCGGCGACCTGTCGCTCACCGAACGGCGCACCCTGCTGGACTGGACCATCCGCCCGGCCCTGCGCGCAGTGGACGGCGTGGCCGACGTCAATGCCCTGGGCGGCAAGGCGGCCACCTACCAGGTGACCCCCGACAACGCCCGCATGAATGCCCGCGGCATCTCCCTGGCCCAGCTACGCACCGCCCTGCGGGCCAACAACCGCAACGACGGCGCCGGGCGCCTAGTGGCCGGCGAGGAGACCCTGCTGGTGCGCACCCAGGGCCAGGTGGCCGACCTGCCCGACCTCGCCAACATCGTGGTGACCCGGAAAGACGGCGTAACCGTGCGGGTCAAGGACGTGGCCGATGTGCGCATCGGCAACCTCACCCGCTACGGCGCGGTCACCGCCGACGGCACCGGCGAGGCCGTGGAGGGTCTGGTGCTGGGCCTGCGCGGCGCCAACGCCCGCAAGGTGGTGGCGGGGGTGAAGGAGAAGCTGGCCGAGATCCAGCCCCAGCTCCCCGAAGGCGTCCAGGTGGATGTATTCTATGACCGCAGCCACCTGGTGGACCGGGCGGTGGAGACGGTCTCCGACGCCCTGAAGGAGGCGGTGATCCTGGTGCTGGTGCTGCTCGTGCTCATGCTCGGCAACCTCCGGGCAGCCCTGACCGTGGCCCTCATCCTGCCCCTGGCGGCCCTGTCCACTTTCCTCCTCATGGGCTGGTTCGGCCTCTCCGCCAACCTCATGAGCCTGGGCGGGCTGGCCATCGCCATCGGCATGCTGGTGGACGCCGCCGTGGTGGTGGTGGAGAACGTGGTGGCCCATCTGGAGCGCGCCGGCTCCGGGCGCCGCCGACTGCCGCGCCTGCACCTGGTGTACCGGGCGGTGAAGGAGGTGGCCGTACCGGTGACCTCCGGCATCCTCATAATCGTCATCGTCTTTCTGCCCCTGCTCACCCTGCAGGGCCTGGAGGGCAAGCTGTTCATCCCGGTGGCGGCAACCATCGTCTTCGCCCTGCTCAGCTCTCTGCTGCTGTCGCTGACGGTGATCCCGGTGCTGGCCAGCTACCTGATCGGCAAGGTGAGCCACCAAGACCCATGGCTGGTGCGCCAGCTCAACCGCGGCTATGCCCCGGCCCTGCGCTGGAGCCTGCGCCGGGGCGGCTGGGTGGCCGGCGGCGCGGTGGTGCTGCTGGTGGCCACCCTGGGGGCCTTCACCCAGGTGGGCAA
This window of the Thiohalorhabdus sp. Cl-TMA genome carries:
- a CDS encoding TolC family protein; this translates as MPKPHWSPPSVRRNGTAFITLLLLGVGSAWGTAPSGDGSTPGQGPYVPLPTDPGLGLGEVVQRATERFPEGNQPQARQSQAQALKSRSSAFLPANPAIGVTHYNDTLLTGNGNREWEAGMEIPIWRPGQREARGEYARRTSALANATQGSIRLRAAGAVRSRLWALGLQRNRVALARRELKTAKALAEKVRRRMELGDLARTDLLLARERVLEKETVLEEQQGRLRVLRADYRRVSGLDRVPETWRESPVDEPPFPAEHPTLARAEQEVARLRAKVRWAGKEATANPSLTLGARRERAADGTAINGVVAAVHIPIGLSTQREAKQAPVRMELARAQSRLDRLRREVTGTREEARQGIVTARRTLRQARKRERLARHNLKLARKAFDAGEYDLIDLIKVQDKFAAARRDRARRELELHRAIARFNQAAGVIPWPRSAQS
- a CDS encoding response regulator transcription factor, translating into MRILVVEDDTELAERIQTALRKSGYAADIASDGGEAEYLGREEPYDAVILDLGLPERSGLAVLENWRSQANRVPVLILTARNAWFERVEGFEAGADDYLGKPFHMEELLARLGALLRRGHGQAGGPIRAAGLTLDEHAQNVRTPDGTVHGLTATEFRLLRYFMLNPGRVLSKSTLSEHAYEYDADKDSNVLEVYVRRLRGKIGKERIQTRRGQGYVLQANEP
- a CDS encoding PepSY domain-containing protein codes for the protein MSRFPIYLLLAVLTGGALLTAALAEPGGEETGHVRELRKAGKILPLEQILARARKHFPDSRMVEVELQKREGLHLYEVELIDSGGTFRELYFNAETGALRSSETED
- a CDS encoding cytochrome b/b6 domain-containing protein, whose translation is MSTHALPKETVRVWDPLVRLSHWMVAAAFLLAYFLAEEALQLHVWLGYLVGILVLIRIAWGFFGTRHARFTDFLPAPAVLKGYIQGLFRGDEPRFLGHNPLGGIMVVLLLAALALTTLTGIMLYGAEDHRGPLGSWYAQQTVAPQPPAYAATEAGERHESEHPGGEAEQLEIWHDLAADLTLFLVGLHVAGVLFTSRRHKENLVRAMFSGRKRVP
- a CDS encoding ATP-binding protein, yielding MISLKTRLTLSLSLALVILLGLQYYLVTSAIRSTAEDYVASRLEHDAETLLADLTWTEQGPQLPERTLDPVYLRPFSGHYFSIQTSRARLPSRSLWDTDLPVEPVAPGESRLLHKEGPAGQPLLVYSAGFRKGGRSLTLTVAEDLSSLNADLRAFQWRYTLVSVGIAAALLALQWVLVALGMRPLRRLQGELRAMEAGERQRLSRQVPAEVRPLATEINRLVEVMRNRLERSRNAVGNLAHALKTPLTRLTQLGDDPKVRSDPDLHEHLLEPSRTIGELIDRELKRARLAGGSPGQRFVADREIPRLIRALEGIHAERGVTIEARIPPGKSYHGDREDLLELFGNLLDNACKWAQSRVVLQVKEEPGLHFTVADDGPGIPEEARPRLTERGVRLDESTTGHGLGLAIVQDIVTAYDGTLAFTASEELGGLAIRVTLPPLS
- a CDS encoding efflux RND transporter periplasmic adaptor subunit: MAPFRPILIALIAAWSVSAQASHEIAFTEAQMQRLGIATGKVVAGSQVQTDSLPARVVIPPGQERVVSAPQGGLVSGLHAAKEEAVAAGDLLAEIHSPELVRMQRDFLQAYSARELAWAARDRDKQLFEEGIIPERRYQEASSRFQQAQANLEAQRQALQIAGMAQADIARLEQTQQLSGHLQVRAPMDGVVVDKPASVGQRLKQAEPLYRVARLDPLWLEIRMPVDRLQGVKKGAPVSVPCASGKAHVALVGRTAAAENQTVTVRARISGGEDCLRPGQFVETRLEVGAGTARFRVPTVAVVRNQGKQWVFVRAAQGFLPVAVTVHGQRGADAVVGGPLRAGQEIAVSGLAAIKGAWSGYGGGE
- a CDS encoding efflux RND transporter permease subunit gives rise to the protein MLGRLIQFALTQRIFLLLAVVVLAGAGVSAFRALPIDAFPDVSTTQVKVIIKAPGMTPEEVDQRITAPVSVEMRGIPHQDTLRSVAKYGVTVITVDFTGGTDLYWARQQVSERLSGVWDRLPPDASGGMAPATTPLGEMFMFTVHGGDLSLTERRTLLDWTIRPALRAVDGVADVNALGGKAATYQVTPDNARMNARGISLAQLRTALRANNRNDGAGRLVAGEETLLVRTQGQVADLPDLANIVVTRKDGVTVRVKDVADVRIGNLTRYGAVTADGTGEAVEGLVLGLRGANARKVVAGVKEKLAEIQPQLPEGVQVDVFYDRSHLVDRAVETVSDALKEAVILVLVLLVLMLGNLRAALTVALILPLAALSTFLLMGWFGLSANLMSLGGLAIAIGMLVDAAVVVVENVVAHLERAGSGRRRLPRLHLVYRAVKEVAVPVTSGILIIVIVFLPLLTLQGLEGKLFIPVAATIVFALLSSLLLSLTVIPVLASYLIGKVSHQDPWLVRQLNRGYAPALRWSLRRGGWVAGGAVVLLVATLGAFTQVGKTFMPTMDEGTVVVQLAKLPSISLEDSLAIDQRVEQALIREVPEVTGAVARTGSDELRMDPMGLNETDMFLQTKPRSEWTVETKGALIDHLRQVLSGFPGVAFSFSQPIEMRVSEMLTGVRGDVAVKLFGPDLEVLNKKSAAIADVLKGIRGSQDVYYTDNSGLQYMEVDVDRMAAGRFGLSVAALSDLLKAQLEGAEVGTVYQGRRRIPLVIRGGPETRKSPADFANLRIALPDGELVPLSAVAEVRNSEGPVKVNRESGSRLSVVRSNVSGRDLVGFVEEARRAVAEQVDLPRGYRLAWGGEFENQQRAAQRLSIVVPVAIGLIFVLLFTTFRSVRQAVLVLLNVPFALIGGVFALWGTGAYLSVPASVGFIALLGIAVLNGVVMVTYFNQLHALGLPMARVVEEGARRRLRPVMMTASIAALGLVPLLFASGPGSSVQKPLAIVVIGGLVTSTLLTLFLLPVLYRRFGQPKEARHG